One Candidatus Nitrososphaera evergladensis SR1 genomic window, GAATAATACGTCTGCCCTGTAGCCATAGTCCAGGCCATCCTTGCAGCAGTTTGGCGACTGGGCTCCAATCCCTGCAAGAAGGATGTCATTATCATCATCATTGCCAGTATTTTCATTTCTTGAGGATAATGATGATGTATTATTATCGATGCCTTGATGCTGGTACAACGAAGTAAAGTTGAGATTGACTTCGACGCGCTTTGTGCTAAAGTACTGTTCATTGCTGGCTGCGCCTGAATAATACATGGGCGGCGGAATGGATGATAGCATCTTGGGGCAGTTGCCGCCATCTTGATGACCGCTGCTACCGACGTTTTCGATATCAGGCAGCAAGTCAATCGGAGCAAGGAATGAGGGATGCATGGCGAAAATTCCAAAACCAAAGAATATGGGCACCGATAGAGACGCAAAAAGTTTCTCCCTTGTCATTTTCAATTTTTTTGAAGACGCCATCATCCCTTTCGGCCCATTAGCATTCAGATGGTTATTGTTAGGCTGAACAAGATGACGACGATGATGATGATAATAGGAATAACCAATCCTGCTTCCAGCAATCCCGCTCAACGCTGACCCACCAATTGCCACAACTAGTTGGATCACCTGCCAAAAACTATCATCATTGTTGTTGTCAGGGAACGTCAAGGCCTCAAAAAGAACAAAGAGCACCGTCTGACCAAGCACCGATGCACCAATCGCCCATTTTTGACTACTATTGTTATTGCCGCTGCCAAGTTGCGAAGCAGTCAGTCCTGCCAACAAGAAAGGTACCGTCACATAATAGAAGAACAAGAGTGCACGAAACGTTGGCTCGCTTGGCACATCGTACAGCAAAGATGCAGGATAAATCCCGACAAAAATCGCAACCACAGTTGAAGCAAACAGGGGATGAATCGACGACGGCGATGATGTTGCAGCTATTGCTGCCTTATCGTATTCGTCACCCTCGTCGTCATTGTTCAAAGTAAGACGAGCCCATTTGCCGCGGATCAAGCCCGCTGCTGAGGCACTGAATAACAGTAGAAAAAGCCGGACCTCTCCAAGCCCATCAGGCCCAACGTAGTAGCACTCCCTTGCCTCGCAAAATTGGTACAAGACCAAAACTAGTGATAGTACAGCCGCTGCACACCCGATGATGTAATAGTTAACGTTGCCTCCCTTGCGAATGTTCAACCCTGCAAAATAGCCAAGTGCAACTGCAGAAGCTACAAAGAAGAAAAGCCTAGCACCTGAATAAAAAAAGAAAGTATTGTCATTGATCTCATACAAATGAAATGTGTACAATTCAAACAGCCAAGGAGCCACAAAGATGAGGGCAATGAGGATAAGGCTAATGAATTTCAACTGGTTTTTGCCAGCTCCACTAGCAGAGACATGTACTACCTAGGAATTCTATATCATTATCTGATTAATATTGTGACGTTAGTTCATACGCTGTGCAGCTTTAACCTTCAGTCTATATGCGACGTCGATGCGAAAACATGTCAAAAATTGGGGAGCTAACTGGCACGTCAGAGAAACCAGCTTTTCAGACCCTGCTTTCGGGCGCAAAGGTTTTGATGGCTTTGGTTAGCCGAAGCGTTTTGTCCTTGGGATCTGTACATTGCATATTATACGCTCGCATCTCTGCACCTTTTCTTCCATCGATGAAAAGACAGTGCATGTGGTAGCGGCAGCAATCCTGGATCGAATGACTTTGCCTATGGCGAATATGCAAATTTTGAATAAAAGCCATTCTTGCCCGAGTTGTCCCATTTCATGCCGTGGTCGCTGTAGCTGTGTTTTACGGATTTTGCGACTACCGCCGGAAAACCCGGGGCAACGGTCATGGGGACGTTCTCTATCGTGGTTTCTTTGTTCTGGCCCTCTCCACTCGCGATGCCTTCGATTGCCACATCCATTGCAGACGGAATCTGCAGGGACCTTTTTCTGCCGTCTGCCTCAAACTTTATCGGAACCGAGCGTACTCCTGCCATGTCGCCGATGAATCCGGCGGCAACCCCAAAAAAGCCTCCTGCCTGCCCAGAATATATCTTTACAAGGGCATCAGCCTGGTCTTTGTTTGCGCGCTCATCCAGGTACAGGGCTGCCTTCCATTTTGGACCTGTAAACATGTTGCCCGGTGCATGAAATACCGCGACAACATTCAGGCCGTCAAGCCGGGTATTTCCGAAATTGCCCTTTTGAATGTGCCAGGCTACTGTGACATCACATTCGCCGCGATCCGGGTCACCCATAAAAACGCAAGGACACACTACGTCGCAGTTGCAGGCCTCAAAGTAGTCGCCTTCGATCTTCCATGACTGGGGAGCGGACAAGGTATCTGGATCGTCTTGACGTAAAGATATAAGGTTGTAGGTCAACGGATCGGGATTCCGTTGCAGGTGGCAAAGTATTTTGATGTTCATACTCGGTTCTTGATTCAGCCTAACAACCTATCGCAAAATCGCCTAGTCGGTAACGCCCCTCTGCAGCACTCGGCCAGTATTTGCGTCAACTACAAAGTCGTACTCTGGTTTTGTGGTGTTTTCAAAGTTTAGAACAACTTTCCAGTAATAGTGGTCTGGCTGCGTATTGTCAAGGGAGTGGGGCATCTTGTCGCCCAGCGTTCCATCGTCTTTGTCAACTGCGAAATTTGTTCCGTCCTTGCCGACGTAGATGAGCGCCGTTGAGCCAAGCGCCCCGCCCCTGACTGCGCCCTTTTCATAGCCGCTCCTTTGATAGGACTCGTCAAGGGCGTCCCTGGAAGCTTTTTCAGCCTCTGTTTCGCCGATTATGGTCGTAATCCTTGTAGAATTGTAATCCGCCGGCTTTGGCACTTCGACAAGAGGGCTGGCCGCCATGTATGCGACAATAGAGAGCGTCAGGACCATGCCTGCAATCGGCAGCACAATCAGGCCAATTATGAATTTCATGGTCCTGGACAACTTGAAAAACCACTCCTCATAGTTATCATTTCATGGATTCTGCTATCCTGGCAAGTTCGTCTATTGGCATGTGTGCTTCCAATCTGTAGATTATGTCTTTTTCGTCGTCTACGACCCAGAGAGAAGAGGGGTAGTCATACTGCTCTGCATGTATCGTGACATTGTTTTCGTCAACCGCCACTGACGTCCCGGTCCCGGCGTTATATCCTACTGCGTGCCTGTTTCCATCCGAAAATGCGTATTTCCTTGCATCGATGCTTCCTGCGTTTTGCAAAGTCTGGAATCGCCCTTCCGTATACTGGCTTCCATCAATCCTCTCTGCCGCATTAGTTCCTGCAATGCGTTCACTAAATGGATCTATTCTAATTTCAATGGTGCCGTCATGCAATGACTTTGGGCCGTCGCCACCGCAGATCGTAGAATTGTAAAACTCCATGAACACCTCCTTGACGCCAGAGTAATCCGCGTACTGGAGCGAATATCCAGCCGGGAGCGCCGTCGGCAGCGGAACGGCAAAAGGCGCTCTGGCTTTAACAATCTCGATGGGCTGGCCGCAGGCAATCTCTCCATTATCGTTGTACCACGTGATTTCGCGGTCACGCGGCCTGGCGTCTTGTGAGCCTGTCGCATAGACGGAAAATATCAGCACAAACAGGATTCCCGTGGCAAGGCCTGCCGCCACCGGAATTGTTGCCGCCCATGCCGCCGATGGCAGTTTCTCCCTGCTAGGCTCTCCCGCTGCCATTCTCATTTCTCCGGCATGATATGCTGTTCTTTTGTATTCTTGGATGATATGTCGTTGTACGTCGCGGCAGGCAGCATGACAAACATGAAACCAATTGCTAGTGCAAATACCAAAACATACGAGCGCTGGCCAATCAGCATTTAAGGTTATTATCTGCAAATCTTCTATTGAAGGTTTGTCCAAACGCCAAGCTCGTTTGCTGTCACATCGCACTCGCTCCTTATATCCTGAACTTTTCACATGAATATTTGGATATGATATTACAACAATAATAAATTATGTGGGATAATATAATGATAATCTTAGAAAATATACGATAATTCTCAGAATCCATTGTAATTTAAATATTCTGGAGTGGAAGTCACCCATCACTATGGGAAAAATTAGGCCTCTTTTGCTGTCCGGACTCGCAGGCGCTCTTCTCTTGGTCTCACTTGTCACGTTTTACACGCCGGAAACGCAGGCAAGCGACACACCCTTTAGCAACAATAGTACGCTTGGCGCAAACAACAACACTACTAGCATTATGCGATTGCCTAGTCAGGAAGGCTTTTCGGTGCGCCTGCTTGCGGCAAACTTTAGCGCGCCGTACAACATCCTGTACGGGCCCGATGGCGCCCTGTGGATCACCGAACGCGTTGGAAAGGTCATCACGCGTGTCGACCCGGAGAGCGGGTCAAAGCTTGGCAGCATACCCGTTCCAAACGTCCACCAGTCCGCCCCTCAGGACGGACTAATGGGGATGGCGTTTGATCCTGCCTTTAACAACACGCATCATATCTATGTCGCGTACACGTACGATGCAGATCCTAGCGATGCGCTTGACCGGCGCGTAAAGATCACGCGCTTTACGTACGACGCGGCCGCCGGTACTATAGGCAATCCTGTAGACCTCATCAGCGGGCTCTATGGCAGTACCGACCACAACTCTGGCCGCATGACGTTTGGCCCTGATGGCAAGCTGTACTACACCATTGGCGACCAGGGCAAGAACTACCTTGCCAACTACTGCCTGGAGAACCAGGCGCAGTCTCTCCCGACGGCAGAGCAGGTCGCGGCTAGAAACTGGACTGCGTACCAGGGCAAGGTGCTCCGCATGAACCCTGATGGCTCCATCCCCGATGACAATCCTGTGATAAACGGCGTCCGCAGCCATATCCTCACGTACGGCCACCGCAACCCGCAGGGCATTGCAGTGGGTCCAAATGGCAACAGCCTTTACGTCTCTGAGCACGGCGACAAGTCCGATGACGAGCTTAACCGCCTGCAGGCAGGCGGAAACTATGGCTGGCCAAACGTCGCCGGCTACAATGACGACAAGGCGTACCAATACGTCAACTGGTCCGGAGCAAAGAACTGCAAGGATTTAAAGTTCGACAACACCGCGCCTCCGCCGCCGGGCGTGCCGGTGATGAACGAAAGCGAGTTTGACGCGCCCAACTTTGTGCCCCCTGTCCACACGTTCTATACTGTCGAGAATGGCTACAACTTCCGTGACCCTGCGTGTGGCGACCTGACCTACATCTGCTGGCCGACCGTCGCGCCGTCGAGCCTGCGACTCTACACGTCTGATGCCATTCCCGGCTGGCAAGACACCTTTCTGATGACTACCCTGAAGGCTGGCAAGATCTTTCAG contains:
- a CDS encoding DUF1326 domain-containing protein, which produces MSAPQSWKIEGDYFEACNCDVVCPCVFMGDPDRGECDVTVAWHIQKGNFGNTRLDGLNVVAVFHAPGNMFTGPKWKAALYLDERANKDQADALVKIYSGQAGGFFGVAAGFIGDMAGVRSVPIKFEADGRKRSLQIPSAMDVAIEGIASGEGQNKETTIENVPMTVAPGFPAVVAKSVKHSYSDHGMKWDNSGKNGFYSKFAYSP
- a CDS encoding PepSY domain-containing protein, translated to MSRTMKFIIGLIVLPIAGMVLTLSIVAYMAASPLVEVPKPADYNSTRITTIIGETEAEKASRDALDESYQRSGYEKGAVRGGALGSTALIYVGKDGTNFAVDKDDGTLGDKMPHSLDNTQPDHYYWKVVLNFENTTKPEYDFVVDANTGRVLQRGVTD
- a CDS encoding glucose/sorbosone family PQQ-dependent dehydrogenase — encoded protein: MGKIRPLLLSGLAGALLLVSLVTFYTPETQASDTPFSNNSTLGANNNTTSIMRLPSQEGFSVRLLAANFSAPYNILYGPDGALWITERVGKVITRVDPESGSKLGSIPVPNVHQSAPQDGLMGMAFDPAFNNTHHIYVAYTYDADPSDALDRRVKITRFTYDAAAGTIGNPVDLISGLYGSTDHNSGRMTFGPDGKLYYTIGDQGKNYLANYCLENQAQSLPTAEQVAARNWTAYQGKVLRMNPDGSIPDDNPVINGVRSHILTYGHRNPQGIAVGPNGNSLYVSEHGDKSDDELNRLQAGGNYGWPNVAGYNDDKAYQYVNWSGAKNCKDLKFDNTAPPPPGVPVMNESEFDAPNFVPPVHTFYTVENGYNFRDPACGDLTYICWPTVAPSSLRLYTSDAIPGWQDTFLMTTLKAGKIFQLALDENGTALARDPVELFRSENRYRDLAFSPDGSTIYVITDSSGPAQAIGGGATINLWNPGSVLVFRYEGTGGASMSK